The following nucleotide sequence is from Synechococcus sp. KORDI-52.
ATGCAATTCGGCGTCTTCCGGATCAGAAAAGACTGATCCTCAAGAGCCACTCAAATCACGGCTGGGGTAGGCACCGAAATGGGCGAGATGCTCGCAAAGCGGTTGCAACTGGGCGATCAGGTCCGCCAACGCCGTTGACGGAGCCGGCGGCAGTTCCACATCCACGAAGAACACATATTCCCCTAACTCCCGTTTGGACGGTCGCGATTCAATCCGGCTCATGTTCAGCCCCCGCTCAGCCAAACAGGCCAGAGCCTCAAGCAAGGCCCCTGGCGCATTGCGATGCAGCGAGAACGCCAGGCTGGCCACATCGCCATGCTCACTGCGCTCCCCACGGCGCAACAGGAGAAAACGGGTGCGATTGCCCGCAACATCATTCACAGGGAACGCCAGCTCATCCAACCCGTGTTCCCGGGCAGCGGTCTGGGAGGCGATCGCAGCACGGAAGGGGCTGCCCGCCACCATGCGAGCGGCTTCAGCCGTTGATGAGGTGGGCAATTGCAAGGCATCGGGCAGATGCTGGGCCAACCAGCCACTGCACTGGGCCAGGGCCTGCGGATGGGACAGCACTTCGGTGACCCTGCCGAGCGTCCCGCTCCCCAGCAATGCGTGCTGAATCGGCAGCACCAAAGCCCTGCGAATACAAAGCTCGGGATGGGACCACAGTGCATCGAGGGTCGCGGTCACTCCCCCCTCAACCGAGTTCTCAATCGGGACAACGGCCGCATCACACTGCCCCCCCGCCAGTTGTTCCACCACCGCTCGAAGACCAACGCAGGGAACGAGCTGGACATCCTCGAGGGCGTCCTGTCCGATCAAAACCCGGGCGGCCTGCTCGCCATAGGTCCCGGCAGGACCAAGGAATGCGAGACGTGTAGGCATCGAAGCCGCACTGCATGGACTCGATAAGATCATGCCGCGTCAGGTGAAGTCCATGCCCCTGGCCTTCGAAGCCAGTCAAAAGCTTGATCTGCCGGTGAGAAGCGGCGCCGAGCGGCTGCCCACTTACCTGCTGGAGGAAGAACGCGTCCTCGGAGCCCTGTTGGACGCCAAACAGCTCACCCGCCTGCAGCCAGGGCGTTACCGCTATGTGGTGACCAGCCTTCAGGTCTTTCAACTGCACGTGAAACCTGTGGTGTCTCTCCAGATCCACATGGACGGCAACACGCTGGTGATGAAGGCCCTCGACTGCGAACTGGAGGGTCTGGGGATCGTTGATGACTTCGCCTTGAATCTGGAAGCCCGGCTTGCCGCCACACCCAAGGGGCTCCAGGGGCATGCCCAGCTGTCGGTGAGCGTAAGCCAGCCATCACTGCTGAAGCTGATTCCCAAGCGGGTGTTGGAGTCAACGGGGGAATCGATCCTGAATGGCATCCTCATTGGCATCAAAGCCCGTGTTGGCCAGCAACTCATCGACGACTACCGCAGCTGGTGCCGGGCGACAGCGGGGCAAGACTCAACCGAGCAACCGCTTCAGGAACGTGTGCCGATGCAGGGGCGTGGGGCCTGAGGCCATCAGGCTCTGGCGGTGCTGTGCCGTGCCGTAGCCCACATGGCGCTCGAGGCCGTAACCAGGGAAGCGAGCCGACAAACGTCGGATGAGGGCATCCCTAGCCTCCTTGGCCAGAACACTCGCCGCAGCAATGGCCGCTGATCGGCTGTCCCCTGCCACAACACAGCGCTGCGAACCCGGCCACAGCCTGAGGGGAAGATTGCCATCCACCAGCACCAGGCCGGGGCTCTGGGGCAGGCGCTGCAGGGCCCGCAGCATGGCGCGTTCGGTGGCGACGCGGATGCCGCAGGCGTCAATTTCGCGCGCGGAGGCCTGGCCCAGGCCGGATCCCACACACAGCGCCTGAATCAAGGGAACCAGAGCAGCCCGACGCTTGGCCGCGAGTTTCTTGCTGTCGGTGAGGCCCGCCTTCAACAGGTCTTCGGCAGCTGATTTTTCGAGCACCACAGCGGCCGCAAACACAGGACCAAACAAGCAACCGCGACCGACTTCATCCACACCTGCCACATCCCTCCCGAGAGGGAGGGACTCCTGGGCGGTCATCCGGCTCAGACCGTGGCGACAGCCGAGGAGCGGCGACGGCGACGGCGAGGCTCCTCGGGCTCAGCTGTTTCCGCCGTAGCCACAGGCTCGGGCTCAGCCGGTTCACTGATGGGGGCTGGTTCTGGTTCGCTGATCGTCACGTTGGTCACCGCTTCCAGGGGGGTGATCTCCACCATCAAAGGAGTCGACTCATCCGAAGCGGGTGAGGTAACGACAACGGGCGTTTCGGCGGTTGGTGTCGCGGTGGGCTGACTTGAGCCATTGCGTGACCCTGAACGACCGCCCCGTCCGCCGCGACGACGGCGCCGTCCGGAACTGGCCGCCAGTTGCTGACGCGCAGCTTCCAAGATCTCTTGCTCGTCCTCACCAGGACGAACAACCCTGACAACCACATTGTCGGATTCAGGAGGCTTCTCCAACAGCAGGGCAGGATTCAACCCAAACCAACCAAACAACTGCTGCTGCTCATCGGTCATCGGCACAGCAACCAATTCAGGGTCCTGACGGCGGGCGACCGCGGGCTCCTGAGCATCCTGGGTCGACACCTCAGGGGACGTGGGTTCGGACGTCTCGACCGGAGGAACGGCATCCTGACTGCCGCGGCCGCGGCCTCCGCGTCGTCGCCGGCCATTGCCACCGTTCTCTCCAGACGGAACCACTTCAGCGCGGGCAGAGGCCGCTGAACGCACCAATCCCGTGGCGGTCGCCAGGGGCTGGAGCAGATCTTTGCCGGGAAGAACGGCCACATGGCCCAGGCCTCCACAGCTGGGGCAAGCCCTTCCGAAGAGTTCATAGATGTTCTGCCCTTGGCGCTTGCGGGTGAGCTCCACCAGGCCCAATTCACTGAGCTGTGCGATCTGCGGCCGAGCGGAATCGTCACGGACGGCTGTCGTGAAGTGCTCCAGCAGCTGAAGCTGATCACGACGGGAATCCATATCGATGAAATCGATGATGATCACCCCGCCGATGTTGCGCAGCTTGAGCTGACGGGCGATCTCAATCGCCGCCTCACAGTTGGTCCAGAGGACGGTTTCGCGCGCATTGGCCGAGCGCGTGAACGAGCCGGAGTTCACGTCAATCACCGTGAGTGCTTCGGTGGGCTCGATAATCACGTAGCCACCGGATGGCAGGTCTACCCGAGGCTTCAGCGCATCGCGGATGGCGGCATTGACCTTGTAGTGCTCCAGCAACTCGCTGGATTCACCGTGAGCTTCCACCAGCACAGTGCTGGCATCAGCGCCAAGGAAGCTGCTCACACGATCCACAGCGGCGGCATCATCCACCACCACCCGGGCCAGATCCGGACCCATGTGGTCCCGCAGAATCCGATGGATGAAGTCTTCATCGCGATTGAGCAGAACCGGGGGGGAAGCCGTCTCGGCGGCTTGCTGAATGGCCTCCCACTGGCGCAGCAAGGATTCCAGATCTTCAATCAGCAGGTCTTCGCTGATGCCATCGGCTTCCGTACGAATCAACAGTCCGGCCCCGGGAGGCTTGATCAGGACACCCAGAGCGCGCAGTCGGTTCCTTTCCGCATCGGGACCGATGCGACGAGAAATGTTCACACCCTGTCCATGGGGCTGCAACACCAGGTAGCGCCCCGGCAGGGCCAGGTTCCCCGTCAAGCGTGGGCCCTTGGTGCCTGTCGGCTCCTTCATCACCTGCACCAGAACCTTCTGACGCGGCTCAAGAAGTTCAGTAATTCCTGCAGAACCTTTCTTCAGACGCAGGGGGCCGAGATCAGTGACATGGATGAATCCGTTCTTCTCACTTTCACCGATATTGACGAAGGCGGCATCAATGCCAGGCAAAACATTTTCGACCGTTCCTAAGTAGACATCTCCAATCTGATAACGACCCTGCGCGACGATCAGTTCATCAACACGTTCATCGGTCAGCACCGCTGCGATGCGCAGCTGCTCCGCGATGACAATTTGCTGGGGCATAGGACAACTGGTGAAGCCCGCTTCAGGGCCGAATCCGTTGTGGGACCAGCCGGTCCACACGCGCGGGGTTGCAAAAAAGATCTGAGCTGGTCAACGAGACCGAAAGGATGCGGAGCAGGAACTCCTATGACTCAAGGCTTTGGGTTCCAAAAAAGACCGCCACACAAGCCGTGAGATGGACCTCGATATCCGTGGGGATCAGACAAGACCGGAACATGGTTGGTTCCGACGGACGGAACACCTGTTCTGTAGCCAAATTAGCACTGCGCTTCAAGCAGCAGGGCTTCTCGCACCAAGCGTTGCACCTGCAAGGGCTGGCGGACGCTCTCGGCAAGCCAGTGCTGAATCTGAGCAGGACGCAAGCTGCGGCCCATCTCATCCACCGCTGCTTCCAAGCGAAGCCGAATGGATCCATTGGCGTTCTGATCCGTTACCTGCAGCGCCTTCAACGCGGGGCGGCAATCCCGCTCCCGGGGGCGGCCCTTCTTATCGGTGTCGTGCCACACCAAGGTTGTGGCCTGCAGGAGCTGATCCACCGCCGCAGTCCAATCCAATGGCATCGGGGCCTGCTCCTGCGGCACGAGATCAAAACACCAAATGGCCACCATCAGTTCTTGCGAAAGGCTTTTGCCGCTGACGGGAACCTCGGCTGCCGCCAGCAGCTGAATGCCCTCCGGCAACAACGGCTGCAGCGTCTTGCAGAAGTGGTTGGGATCCAGGGCCTCGGTGAATTCCAGATCCATCCACTCGCTCTGGGCCTCAGCACCGAGGGGCAGTGCCAAAGCGATCTGAATCCGTGGCAGAGGATGAAACCCACCGGTGAAGCTGATCGGAAGCGCACTGCGACGCAGGGCCCGCTCCAGCATGCGCATCAGATCAAGATGGCTGAGCAGCGCCATCGATCCCGTTTTGGCGAATTGCACCCGGATCCGGCACACCCGTTCACTTGGCGGAGCCTGGGTCGGCACCTGGGTTGGCACCTCGGGAGGGGGAACAACCACGTTGTGGCCGAGATCCGGGCCGCAGACCCCACAACTGCTGCAGCCATCAAAGGAGCAGTCGGGCACAACCGCCGCTGCCAGAGCCCGTTGCAGATCGTCCGCCAGCCAGGCCTTGTCGATCCCGGTGTCAATGTGATCCCAGGGAAGCGGCTGAGCACAGAACGCTTCCAGGTCCTCCCGATCCAGGGCCGCCACGGCACTCCAGCCCCCCACCTCCATCTCCCGGTACCGCCCCTCCAGGCCAGCATCCGCGATGGCTCCGGTCCAGGCGGCGTAGGTGCGATCTAGCGACTCGAACCAGGCATCCATGCCGGCACCGGCCCGCCAGGCGGCCTCGATCACCGGGGCAAGGCGCCGATCGCTGCGGCCCACAAAATCCTCCATGGCCGAAAGCCGCACATCAGTGAAATTCACCTTCACGCCACGCAAACGCCTGAAGGCCTCTTTGAGCAGGGCCTGACGCCGCTGAAACTCAGCCGTGGAGACGCTGTGCCACTGGAAAGGGGTGTGGGGCTTGGGCGTGAAATTGCTGATCGTGATGTTCAGGTTCAGCCGACCCAGGTCACGGCAGCGCTGCTGCAGCATCACGCAGGTCTCGGCAATGCCGAAAACATCGGCATCCGTCTCACCAGGGAGGCCGATCATGAAATACAGCTTCACCTTGCGGTAGCCGTTCTGCATGGCCGTGCGGATTCCATGCAGCAGGTCGTCATCGGTGAGGCCCTTGTTGACGATGTCGCGGAGGCGCTGCGTTCCGGCCTCTGGGGCGAAGGTGAGACCCGCTTTCCGTGTGCCACCCAGGATGTGGGCGATGTCTTCGTCAAAGCGATCCACCCGCTGGCTGGGCAGCTGAAGCGTGACGTTCTGATCCGCAAGGCGGTTGCGCAACTCAACCCCCACCGCCGGCAGCGCCAGGTAGTCGCTGCAGCTCAGGGAAAGCAGCGAGAAATCGCTGTAGCCGGTTTGTTTCATCCCGGTCTCCACCGCCTCGATCACGGCCTCGGGTTCCACATCCCGAGCCGGACGCGTCAACATTCCGGGCTGGCAGAACCGACATCCCCGGGTGCAACCGCGGCGAATCTCCACCGTGAGACGGTCATGCACCGTTTCCACATGGGGCACAAGGCCCATGGCGTAGTGGGGCATCGGCGTGGCCACACGGCGAAGAACCCGCGCTGGAACATCAGGGTGAAGCGGCTCAAGGGTGACCCCATCGGCGCCGGTTCCATAGAGCGCAGGCACGTAAACGCCAGGGACCTGGGCTAGATCGCGGAGCAGTTGCGATCGCGTCAAACCATCGGCTTTGGCTTGCGCCACCACCAGACCGATTTCGGGCAACAGCTCCTCACCGTCACCCAGGGCGATGAAGTCGAAGAACGGGGCATAGGGCTCTGGATTGCTGGTGGCGGTGGGACCACCGGCAAAAATCAGAGGAGGTGCCGCAGGATCACTCAGCGGCAAATCGCCCCGATCAGCGGCGCGAATGGGAACCTGCGCCAGGTCCAGCATCTCAAGGATGTTGGTGGCGCCAAGTTCGTAACTGAGGCTGAAGCCCAGGATGTCGAAGGCCGGCAAGGGCCGACGGCTTTCCACGGCAAACAAGGCCTGGGAGCGCTTCCGCAAGCGGCCAGCCAAATCAGCCGCCGGGAGATAGGCGCGATCACACAACTGCCCAGGGACGGCATTGAGGATCGAATAAAGAATGATGTGGCCGAGGTTGCTGGAGCCCACCTCATAAATCTCGGGATAGGTGAGCGCCCAGCGAACCGATGCTGTGTGCCAATCCCGTGGTTCAACCCCCAACTCGTGCCCCATGTAGC
It contains:
- a CDS encoding Rne/Rng family ribonuclease, with the protein product MPQQIVIAEQLRIAAVLTDERVDELIVAQGRYQIGDVYLGTVENVLPGIDAAFVNIGESEKNGFIHVTDLGPLRLKKGSAGITELLEPRQKVLVQVMKEPTGTKGPRLTGNLALPGRYLVLQPHGQGVNISRRIGPDAERNRLRALGVLIKPPGAGLLIRTEADGISEDLLIEDLESLLRQWEAIQQAAETASPPVLLNRDEDFIHRILRDHMGPDLARVVVDDAAAVDRVSSFLGADASTVLVEAHGESSELLEHYKVNAAIRDALKPRVDLPSGGYVIIEPTEALTVIDVNSGSFTRSANARETVLWTNCEAAIEIARQLKLRNIGGVIIIDFIDMDSRRDQLQLLEHFTTAVRDDSARPQIAQLSELGLVELTRKRQGQNIYELFGRACPSCGGLGHVAVLPGKDLLQPLATATGLVRSAASARAEVVPSGENGGNGRRRRGGRGRGSQDAVPPVETSEPTSPEVSTQDAQEPAVARRQDPELVAVPMTDEQQQLFGWFGLNPALLLEKPPESDNVVVRVVRPGEDEQEILEAARQQLAASSGRRRRRGGRGGRSGSRNGSSQPTATPTAETPVVVTSPASDESTPLMVEITPLEAVTNVTISEPEPAPISEPAEPEPVATAETAEPEEPRRRRRRSSAVATV
- a CDS encoding DUF1997 domain-containing protein; this translates as MPRQVKSMPLAFEASQKLDLPVRSGAERLPTYLLEEERVLGALLDAKQLTRLQPGRYRYVVTSLQVFQLHVKPVVSLQIHMDGNTLVMKALDCELEGLGIVDDFALNLEARLAATPKGLQGHAQLSVSVSQPSLLKLIPKRVLESTGESILNGILIGIKARVGQQLIDDYRSWCRATAGQDSTEQPLQERVPMQGRGA
- a CDS encoding ribonuclease HII; this encodes MTAQESLPLGRDVAGVDEVGRGCLFGPVFAAAVVLEKSAAEDLLKAGLTDSKKLAAKRRAALVPLIQALCVGSGLGQASAREIDACGIRVATERAMLRALQRLPQSPGLVLVDGNLPLRLWPGSQRCVVAGDSRSAAIAAASVLAKEARDALIRRLSARFPGYGLERHVGYGTAQHRQSLMASGPTPLHRHTFLKRLLG
- the pheA gene encoding prephenate dehydratase, yielding MPTRLAFLGPAGTYGEQAARVLIGQDALEDVQLVPCVGLRAVVEQLAGGQCDAAVVPIENSVEGGVTATLDALWSHPELCIRRALVLPIQHALLGSGTLGRVTEVLSHPQALAQCSGWLAQHLPDALQLPTSSTAEAARMVAGSPFRAAIASQTAAREHGLDELAFPVNDVAGNRTRFLLLRRGERSEHGDVASLAFSLHRNAPGALLEALACLAERGLNMSRIESRPSKRELGEYVFFVDVELPPAPSTALADLIAQLQPLCEHLAHFGAYPSRDLSGS
- a CDS encoding TIGR03960 family B12-binding radical SAM protein — encoded protein: MTSGVRTSVVVASSLDHPVDFHALVDSAINKPARYMGHELGVEPRDWHTASVRWALTYPEIYEVGSSNLGHIILYSILNAVPGQLCDRAYLPAADLAGRLRKRSQALFAVESRRPLPAFDILGFSLSYELGATNILEMLDLAQVPIRAADRGDLPLSDPAAPPLIFAGGPTATSNPEPYAPFFDFIALGDGEELLPEIGLVVAQAKADGLTRSQLLRDLAQVPGVYVPALYGTGADGVTLEPLHPDVPARVLRRVATPMPHYAMGLVPHVETVHDRLTVEIRRGCTRGCRFCQPGMLTRPARDVEPEAVIEAVETGMKQTGYSDFSLLSLSCSDYLALPAVGVELRNRLADQNVTLQLPSQRVDRFDEDIAHILGGTRKAGLTFAPEAGTQRLRDIVNKGLTDDDLLHGIRTAMQNGYRKVKLYFMIGLPGETDADVFGIAETCVMLQQRCRDLGRLNLNITISNFTPKPHTPFQWHSVSTAEFQRRQALLKEAFRRLRGVKVNFTDVRLSAMEDFVGRSDRRLAPVIEAAWRAGAGMDAWFESLDRTYAAWTGAIADAGLEGRYREMEVGGWSAVAALDREDLEAFCAQPLPWDHIDTGIDKAWLADDLQRALAAAVVPDCSFDGCSSCGVCGPDLGHNVVVPPPEVPTQVPTQAPPSERVCRIRVQFAKTGSMALLSHLDLMRMLERALRRSALPISFTGGFHPLPRIQIALALPLGAEAQSEWMDLEFTEALDPNHFCKTLQPLLPEGIQLLAAAEVPVSGKSLSQELMVAIWCFDLVPQEQAPMPLDWTAAVDQLLQATTLVWHDTDKKGRPRERDCRPALKALQVTDQNANGSIRLRLEAAVDEMGRSLRPAQIQHWLAESVRQPLQVQRLVREALLLEAQC